A region of Granulibacter bethesdensis DNA encodes the following proteins:
- a CDS encoding nucleoside 2-deoxyribosyltransferase yields the protein MRRPIAYLAGPDVFMPDAPERAARKIAICEHYGLHARAPVAESGTIKLPPWERIFQANLVMMEACDIVIANLTPFRGASADAGTLVELGWFGGKGRPVYGYSNDVASFASRSYAHITRWPDPVAGMEVEDFGLPDNLMIPGLLEEQGIALVLPEDGQSRDFACLDIFERCVALVAARYGMAPV from the coding sequence TTGCGCCGACCGATTGCCTATCTTGCCGGGCCTGATGTCTTCATGCCCGATGCGCCGGAGCGCGCGGCCCGCAAGATCGCCATTTGTGAGCATTACGGGTTGCATGCCCGCGCGCCGGTGGCCGAGAGTGGCACAATCAAGCTGCCACCATGGGAACGGATTTTTCAGGCCAATCTGGTGATGATGGAGGCCTGCGACATCGTGATCGCCAATCTGACCCCGTTTCGGGGCGCTTCGGCGGATGCAGGAACGCTGGTGGAACTGGGCTGGTTCGGTGGCAAAGGACGGCCTGTTTACGGTTACAGCAACGATGTCGCGTCCTTCGCATCCCGCAGCTACGCCCATATCACCCGCTGGCCCGATCCTGTAGCGGGTATGGAGGTAGAGGATTTCGGTCTGCCAGATAATCTGATGATACCGGGTCTGCTGGAAGAACAGGGTATCGCCCTGGTACTGCCGGAGGATGGGCAGAGTCGGGATTTCGCCTGTCTTGATATTTTCGAACGCTGTGTGGCGCTGGTCGCAGCGCGATATGGCATGGCTCCTGTCTGA
- the tyrS gene encoding tyrosine--tRNA ligase, translated as MSRSAFLREAEARGFLFQCTDQEALDNALSSGTVSAYTGFDCTADSLHVGHMMQIMLLRLLQRHGHRPVVLLGGGTTRIGDPSFREEARQLLTDAQITANMDGIRANIEPFLTFGTGPTDATLVNNADWLDTLGYIEILREVGVHFSINRMLSFDSVRTRLEREQGLTFLEFNYSILQSYDFRELNRRLGVTLQFGGSDQWSNIISGVDLVRRTDGKQVFGFTAPLVTTASGAKMGKTAKGAVWLTAEKLSPYDYWQFWRNTEDADVGRFLRLFTELPLDEIDRLAALQGAEINEAKKILATEATAILHGRAAAEGAAETARRAFEQGEAADTLPGVEISATELAEGLPILRALTVAGLAQSNGEARRLIRGGGARVNNEAVTDEMLKLSPSDLQDGAIKLSAGRKQHRLLKPV; from the coding sequence ATGTCACGCAGCGCATTTCTTCGCGAGGCCGAGGCCCGCGGTTTCCTGTTCCAGTGCACCGATCAGGAGGCTCTGGACAACGCCCTCAGCAGCGGCACGGTCAGCGCCTATACGGGCTTCGACTGCACCGCCGACAGCCTGCATGTCGGGCATATGATGCAGATCATGCTGCTGCGCCTGTTGCAGCGGCACGGACACCGGCCCGTCGTTCTGCTGGGCGGCGGCACCACGCGGATCGGCGATCCTTCCTTCCGCGAGGAAGCCCGTCAGCTTCTGACCGATGCGCAGATTACCGCCAATATGGATGGTATCCGCGCCAATATCGAGCCATTCCTGACTTTCGGCACCGGCCCCACCGATGCCACGCTGGTGAACAATGCCGACTGGCTGGACACGCTCGGCTATATCGAGATCCTGCGGGAGGTCGGTGTTCATTTCAGCATCAACCGCATGCTGTCCTTCGACAGCGTCCGCACCCGGCTGGAGCGCGAACAGGGACTGACCTTTCTGGAGTTCAACTACTCCATCCTGCAAAGCTATGATTTCCGGGAACTGAACCGTCGCCTCGGCGTGACGCTGCAATTCGGTGGCTCCGATCAATGGAGCAACATCATCTCCGGCGTTGATCTGGTCCGCCGCACGGATGGCAAGCAGGTTTTCGGCTTCACCGCGCCCCTAGTCACCACCGCATCAGGTGCGAAAATGGGCAAGACTGCGAAAGGCGCGGTCTGGCTGACGGCGGAAAAGCTCAGCCCGTATGATTACTGGCAGTTCTGGCGCAATACCGAGGATGCGGATGTCGGCCGCTTCCTGCGCCTGTTCACCGAACTGCCGCTGGACGAGATCGACCGTCTCGCTGCCCTGCAAGGCGCGGAGATCAACGAGGCCAAGAAAATCCTCGCCACCGAAGCAACGGCGATCCTGCATGGCCGTGCGGCGGCAGAAGGCGCAGCGGAGACTGCCCGCCGCGCCTTTGAGCAGGGCGAGGCCGCCGACACACTGCCCGGCGTCGAGATCAGTGCCACCGAGCTGGCGGAAGGGCTGCCGATCCTGCGTGCCCTGACGGTCGCGGGCCTGGCTCAGTCCAATGGCGAGGCTCGTCGCCTGATCCGTGGCGGTGGCGCGCGCGTCAATAACGAGGCTGTCACGGATGAAATGCTGAAACTCTCCCCATCGGATTTGCAGGACGGGGCGATCAAGCTTTCAGCCGGGCGCAAACAGCATCGCCTGCTGAAGCCGGTCTGA
- a CDS encoding anhydro-N-acetylmuramic acid kinase, which yields MAADATQPQNMSPPLCAIGLMSGTSLDGVDAAVIETDGVSITGYGPAVTFPYDPGLRADLRRLLDIAPGLVKGAYDPFLHDVERRLTERHADAVKALGVSADLIGFHGQTVLHRPQEGWTWQIGDAALLARLTGIDVVYDFRSADMQAGGQGAPLVPLFHRALAQDLPEAAWHGADYIAVLNIGGVSNVTLIGRDGTLLASDAGPGNGPLDDWATLHTGQECDCDGALARSGRVDQAVLARLLTAPFFRQSPPKSLDRLDFSHSLTESGVHDLSAGDGAATLTAFIAASIAALIWPGREPGGWIIVGGGRRNPAIMEALRERLAAPVYAGEAFGWDGDALEAQCFGYLAVRSVRGLPLSEPATTGVKTPISGGRLVSLSPAQTKLSQPSLSQPSLTGKQNF from the coding sequence ATGGCCGCTGATGCAACGCAGCCGCAGAATATGTCTCCTCCTCTCTGCGCCATCGGGCTGATGAGCGGGACGTCTCTCGACGGCGTCGATGCGGCGGTGATCGAGACAGACGGGGTGAGCATCACCGGCTATGGTCCCGCAGTGACCTTTCCTTATGATCCGGGATTACGGGCTGATCTGCGGCGTTTGCTGGATATTGCGCCGGGTCTCGTGAAGGGGGCGTATGACCCTTTTTTGCATGATGTCGAGCGCCGCCTGACGGAACGCCATGCCGATGCCGTGAAGGCACTGGGCGTCAGCGCGGATCTGATCGGGTTTCACGGCCAAACTGTTCTGCATCGTCCGCAGGAGGGGTGGACCTGGCAGATTGGCGATGCCGCCTTGCTGGCCCGGCTGACCGGGATTGATGTGGTCTATGATTTCCGCTCAGCCGATATGCAGGCAGGGGGGCAGGGTGCGCCGTTAGTGCCGCTGTTTCATCGTGCGCTGGCGCAGGATCTGCCGGAGGCGGCATGGCATGGTGCCGATTATATCGCGGTGCTGAATATCGGTGGTGTCAGCAATGTCACGTTGATCGGGCGGGATGGCACGTTGTTGGCTTCCGATGCAGGGCCGGGCAATGGCCCGCTGGATGACTGGGCCACCCTTCATACCGGGCAGGAATGCGATTGTGATGGAGCATTGGCGCGGTCGGGGCGTGTGGATCAGGCCGTGCTGGCCCGGCTGCTGACGGCTCCGTTTTTCCGCCAGTCTCCGCCGAAATCACTGGATCGGCTGGATTTTTCGCACAGTCTGACGGAAAGCGGTGTGCATGACCTTTCCGCCGGAGATGGCGCGGCAACGCTCACGGCCTTTATCGCGGCATCCATTGCGGCCCTGATCTGGCCGGGGCGGGAACCGGGCGGCTGGATCATTGTGGGGGGCGGGCGTCGCAATCCGGCGATCATGGAGGCCCTGCGGGAGCGGCTCGCTGCGCCTGTCTATGCGGGGGAGGCGTTCGGATGGGATGGGGATGCGCTGGAAGCGCAGTGCTTCGGCTATCTGGCGGTACGAAGCGTCCGGGGATTGCCATTGAGTGAACCGGCGACAACCGGTGTGAAAACGCCAATCAGCGGAGGCAGGCTGGTCAGTCTCTCCCCCGCCCAGACCAAGCTGAGCCAGCCCAGTCTGAGCCAGCCCAGTTTGACCGGGAAGCAGAATTTTTAA
- a CDS encoding AsmA-like C-terminal region-containing protein: MRRWSGQAGWLLGRVIRLALQTAIGAAVLVSVGFVALGLRLSHGPLDLTDILGRSLQGLARTGTDLPGGAEAVSKAGGQGLVVRLPGRLAPFRIDIPYLVMTWDGWKHGPDAILDVQLRGVTIRDVRQPETAPDLARIGLLRVGAVSGLLLSRHPRVQTVLIEDTAIALPPSRLGTVSAPSPDDFDLQRHLETFRIWERRSWALLPDHAAVHRLMVSGRTEVSASPWRLEEIEASLHRGLALSVERKKVDDSSPPLDGSVRARLVAGGASTPLLLKVGDATLAQNGPDRNGLGIVFEAGMMPVSALADLSSQIKMLAAAEVPVGLRATALIGSDLAFKRASLDVQSQPGTVTIDNQTVKIRVFAARLDADMITGRTLLSSLTLGLEGDAGAAPVFKGSGSLEPVSEGRRHAQFHLDVGVLPLDGLPSLWPARFAHGAHEWITQNMKVGRIESGTLTLMASVSEDFSHPALDGIDGLLTIRNASIHWLRPVPPIQGMNGTVRVTEPHRLTIEAGGGRVPAYGIAVRHAVMEIAGLTEKDQQSAIQGELSGTVPGLEKLLSHPRLHLLSEHPMDLGQPEGQFSGILNVALPLRKKVAMEDVAIASEGHISALVLHDVLAGQDLENGDFTYDVSENGLSLAGHCVVADIPARIRAGMDFRHGPPQQVLEKATVQAHAAVADLERLGIRSGKVNLSGATDLDVAYNRYRSGKATVDLAADLTDLSAMIDRLGWQKSAGQPGSASASITLQGDHLSVVQNLQVSAPNLSLSGSAAGAEGGGTLLQFDTVQVGDSHLSGSILFPGRTGAPIQGRLTGGVIDLSHPLKRQGLRQPSYRRRDQAQAETPGQPFQISGKLDRLIAVDQGAVLGISIAIVNDGTLYRNVTVTGRDTAGGLFSFVIVPDGSGRVLDAQATDAGALLSTLDLTDEIINGRLTLHGRFDDTSPDHRLSGTAKLHQFSVRGAPAAAKVLQAMTLYGLVDALSGPGLPVNDLIAPFSLTDDELTFNDARAYTISLGGTMKGRIDLSGQTLALEGTIVPAYMFNTLPGHLPLVGKLFSPEKGGGVFAATYALSGSLQDPQVSLNPLATLTPGFLRGIFDYFRRPQ; encoded by the coding sequence GTGAGGCGGTGGAGTGGTCAAGCCGGATGGCTGCTCGGCAGGGTTATCCGCCTGGCATTGCAGACTGCCATCGGGGCCGCTGTGCTGGTTTCAGTCGGCTTTGTGGCGCTGGGGTTGCGCCTGTCGCATGGTCCGCTTGATCTGACCGATATTCTGGGGCGCAGTCTACAGGGATTGGCCCGGACCGGCACCGATCTGCCCGGCGGGGCGGAGGCGGTCAGCAAAGCCGGGGGGCAAGGACTGGTTGTGCGTCTGCCGGGAAGGCTTGCGCCTTTCCGCATCGATATTCCGTATCTGGTGATGACATGGGATGGCTGGAAACACGGTCCCGATGCCATACTGGACGTGCAATTGCGTGGTGTGACCATTCGGGATGTGCGCCAGCCGGAGACTGCGCCTGATCTGGCCAGGATCGGGCTGCTCCGGGTTGGGGCGGTATCCGGGCTGCTGCTGTCCCGGCATCCGCGTGTGCAGACGGTGCTGATCGAGGACACCGCCATTGCGCTGCCACCATCCCGCTTGGGGACGGTCTCGGCCCCGTCACCTGACGATTTCGACCTTCAGCGTCATCTGGAGACTTTCAGAATTTGGGAGCGCCGTAGCTGGGCGCTTCTGCCCGATCATGCCGCGGTTCACCGGTTGATGGTATCCGGCCGCACGGAGGTTTCGGCATCGCCGTGGCGTCTGGAGGAGATAGAAGCCTCGCTCCATCGTGGACTTGCCCTATCGGTCGAGAGAAAGAAGGTGGATGATTCTTCGCCACCGCTGGATGGATCGGTTCGGGCCAGACTGGTGGCGGGAGGCGCTTCGACGCCCTTGCTGCTGAAGGTCGGTGATGCGACGCTGGCGCAAAACGGGCCGGATCGAAACGGGCTGGGGATCGTGTTCGAGGCCGGGATGATGCCGGTCTCGGCGCTGGCTGATTTGTCTTCACAGATAAAAATGCTGGCCGCGGCGGAGGTCCCGGTTGGTCTGCGTGCAACCGCCCTGATTGGTTCCGATCTTGCTTTCAAAAGGGCGAGCCTTGATGTGCAGAGCCAGCCCGGCACCGTAACGATAGACAATCAGACGGTGAAGATACGGGTTTTTGCCGCTCGTCTTGATGCTGACATGATCACCGGGCGCACTCTTCTGTCTTCCCTGACGCTGGGGCTGGAAGGGGATGCAGGGGCCGCACCGGTTTTCAAAGGGAGCGGCAGTCTGGAGCCGGTCTCGGAAGGGCGCCGCCATGCGCAGTTCCATCTGGATGTCGGGGTTCTGCCGCTGGACGGGCTGCCATCCCTGTGGCCTGCGCGTTTTGCGCATGGTGCGCATGAATGGATCACGCAGAACATGAAGGTGGGCCGGATCGAATCCGGCACGCTCACCTTGATGGCTTCGGTCAGTGAGGATTTCAGCCATCCGGCGCTGGACGGGATCGATGGTCTTCTGACGATACGGAACGCTTCCATTCACTGGCTGCGTCCGGTACCGCCCATTCAGGGGATGAACGGCACGGTACGGGTGACAGAGCCGCACCGGCTGACCATCGAGGCCGGAGGCGGTCGCGTGCCGGCATACGGCATCGCAGTCAGACATGCAGTGATGGAGATTGCCGGGCTGACAGAGAAAGACCAGCAATCCGCTATTCAGGGTGAACTTTCAGGTACCGTGCCGGGACTGGAGAAGCTTCTCTCGCATCCGAGACTGCACCTGCTCAGTGAGCATCCGATGGATCTGGGACAGCCGGAGGGGCAGTTCTCCGGCATTCTCAACGTGGCGCTGCCACTGAGAAAAAAAGTTGCAATGGAAGATGTCGCCATAGCCTCTGAAGGGCACATCAGTGCTTTGGTTCTGCATGACGTATTGGCCGGGCAAGATCTGGAAAACGGCGACTTCACCTATGACGTTTCGGAGAACGGTCTGTCATTGGCCGGGCATTGCGTGGTGGCGGATATTCCTGCCCGGATCAGGGCCGGCATGGATTTCCGTCATGGACCGCCGCAACAGGTGCTGGAGAAGGCGACCGTCCAGGCGCATGCGGCCGTGGCCGATCTGGAGCGCCTGGGGATCAGGAGCGGCAAGGTCAATCTGTCGGGTGCCACCGATCTCGATGTTGCCTACAACCGTTATCGCAGCGGGAAGGCAACGGTCGATCTGGCGGCCGATCTGACTGATCTGTCTGCCATGATCGATCGGCTGGGCTGGCAGAAAAGCGCAGGTCAGCCAGGGAGTGCCAGTGCCTCTATCACTCTTCAGGGCGATCATCTGTCCGTCGTGCAGAATCTTCAGGTGTCTGCTCCGAATTTGTCTCTGTCAGGCAGTGCCGCTGGTGCGGAGGGGGGCGGGACATTGCTTCAGTTCGATACGGTGCAGGTGGGTGACAGTCATCTTTCCGGCTCCATCCTGTTTCCGGGCAGGACGGGGGCACCCATTCAGGGCCGTCTTACGGGTGGGGTGATTGATCTCAGTCATCCGCTGAAACGTCAGGGATTGCGCCAGCCCTCCTATCGACGCCGAGATCAGGCGCAGGCTGAAACACCAGGTCAGCCGTTTCAGATCAGCGGAAAGCTCGACCGGCTGATCGCCGTGGATCAGGGCGCAGTGCTCGGCATCAGCATTGCCATTGTCAATGACGGCACGCTCTATCGCAATGTCACAGTGACGGGGCGAGATACGGCAGGTGGCCTGTTTTCCTTCGTCATCGTTCCGGATGGCAGTGGAAGAGTGCTGGATGCACAGGCGACCGATGCAGGAGCCCTGCTGAGTACGCTCGATCTGACGGATGAGATTATCAATGGCCGCCTGACCCTGCATGGCCGCTTTGACGATACCAGCCCGGATCACCGGCTCAGCGGCACCGCAAAACTGCATCAGTTCAGCGTGCGGGGCGCACCCGCGGCGGCAAAGGTATTGCAGGCGATGACGCTGTACGGGCTGGTCGATGCGCTGAGTGGTCCTGGTTTGCCGGTGAATGATCTGATTGCGCCGTTCAGCCTGACCGATGACGAGCTGACTTTTAACGATGCCCGTGCCTACACCATTTCGCTCGGGGGTACGATGAAAGGTCGTATTGACCTGTCCGGCCAGACGCTGGCGCTGGAGGGTACGATCGTGCCGGCTTATATGTTCAATACGCTGCCGGGCCATTTGCCGCTGGTAGGAAAATTGTTCAGTCCTGAAAAAGGCGGCGGCGTGTTTGCGGCAACCTATGCCCTGAGCGGCAGCTTGCAGGATCCACAGGTCAGCCTGAACCCGCTTGCTACTCTGACCCCAGGTTTTTTGCGCGGGATTTTCGACTATTTCAGACGACCGCAATGA
- the rocD gene encoding ornithine--oxo-acid transaminase — protein sequence MSDILAATASSTRTNQDFLAREAVYGARNYKPLPVVLTRGEGVWVWDVEGKRYLDCLSAYSAVNQGHCHPKILEAMTAQASVLTLTSRAFGNDQLAPFYEELCTLTRSHRVLPMNSGAEAVESAIKVARKWGYQIKGVPDGQAEIIVCAENFHGRTTSIVSFSTDETARREFGPFTPGFRVVPYGDITALEAAIGPNTVAFMAEPIQGEAGVIIPPDGYLRAARALCTRHRVLMILDEIQTGLGRTGKLLAEEHEGVEADVTLLGKALSGGFYPVSAVLSTDEVLGVLHPGEHGSTFGGNPLACAVARAALRVLTEEGMIENAAVIGAHLLSGLRSIGGAIIREVRGRGLMLAVELHPDAGGARRICEQLQTRGVLCKETHDHTIRIAPPLVLTRDQADWALDHFHAVLAR from the coding sequence ATGAGCGACATTCTGGCGGCCACCGCCAGTTCCACACGGACCAATCAGGATTTTCTGGCCAGGGAAGCCGTCTATGGCGCGCGCAATTATAAGCCGCTGCCAGTGGTGCTGACCCGTGGGGAAGGCGTCTGGGTCTGGGATGTGGAGGGTAAGCGTTATCTGGACTGTCTCTCTGCCTATTCCGCCGTCAATCAGGGTCATTGCCACCCGAAAATTCTTGAGGCGATGACGGCTCAGGCTTCGGTTCTGACTCTGACGTCCCGTGCTTTCGGCAATGATCAGCTGGCTCCGTTTTATGAGGAGCTGTGCACGCTGACCCGCTCCCACCGGGTGCTGCCGATGAATTCCGGGGCCGAGGCGGTGGAAAGCGCTATCAAGGTAGCCCGCAAATGGGGCTATCAGATCAAGGGTGTGCCGGATGGTCAGGCGGAGATCATCGTCTGTGCCGAGAATTTCCATGGCCGCACCACGTCTATTGTCAGCTTCAGCACCGATGAGACGGCCCGACGCGAATTTGGACCGTTCACACCGGGTTTCCGGGTTGTGCCTTATGGCGATATCACCGCATTGGAAGCGGCGATCGGCCCGAATACGGTGGCCTTCATGGCCGAGCCAATTCAGGGTGAGGCCGGGGTGATCATTCCGCCGGACGGCTATCTGCGGGCTGCCCGCGCCCTTTGCACCCGCCATCGCGTGTTGATGATTCTGGACGAAATTCAGACCGGCCTCGGTCGCACCGGCAAGTTGCTGGCTGAGGAGCATGAAGGGGTCGAGGCGGATGTGACCCTGCTGGGCAAGGCATTGTCGGGCGGTTTTTATCCGGTTTCGGCTGTGCTTTCGACCGATGAGGTGCTGGGGGTTCTGCATCCTGGCGAGCATGGCAGCACGTTCGGTGGCAATCCGCTGGCTTGCGCGGTGGCCCGTGCGGCGCTGCGGGTGCTGACCGAGGAAGGCATGATCGAGAATGCCGCTGTGATCGGCGCGCATCTGCTGAGCGGTCTGCGCTCCATCGGTGGTGCGATCATCAGGGAGGTGCGCGGGCGTGGCCTGATGCTGGCGGTGGAGTTGCACCCCGATGCCGGGGGCGCGCGCCGCATCTGCGAGCAGTTGCAGACACGCGGCGTGCTCTGCAAGGAAACGCATGACCATACGATCCGTATCGCGCCGCCGCTGGTGCTGACACGGGATCAGGCGGACTGGGCGCTGGATCATTTCCACGCCGTGCTGGCGCGGTGA
- a CDS encoding bifunctional [glutamine synthetase] adenylyltransferase/[glutamine synthetase]-adenylyl-L-tyrosine phosphorylase, which produces MTDSLPPARIDTPLPQGQGSGGLLEACWPAPANLHAAERLLEQFAALGEAEAQALMHPAFRAMLMALGGNSPYLSELALKESALLLEAVVIGPEASLEQIFARLAAVPATVPRLPLATALRTAKRQAALIIALGDTGGLFTLEQVTSALSTLAESTLRKAVAYLLNEAASAGRIHLPDPSEAAVGSGFTVLGMGKLGARELNYSSDIDLILLYDPASQAGSQAESRDELGALFTRIARNIVTLMESRNEGGAAGGYVFRTDLRLRPDPGATAPAISLPAALSYYESMGQNWERAAMSKARPVAGDLALGQMFLDAIRPFIWRRYLDFAAIADIHAMKHRIDIHRGNGRGTPPTSMMDRLAGFNLKLGQGGIREIEFLVQTLELVWGGRDPELREPRTLIALRLLADRQHIAADVAEELAEAYRFLRMAEHRVQMVNDRQTHSLPAPGPHMAEQMHAIALFLGFPDTNAFAATLLHHVDRVQAHYRTLFESVTDDPDHAGQLDFSGDGEPPTTIETLHAMGYTQPAQVVEIVRAWHSGRLRALRSERARQLLTALLPSLLCAFARQSQPDTVLARFDGLLAQLPAGVQILSLFQRNPALLERVARVLGAAPSLSDHLARVPSALEGLIIPGETLPPASRQIADALSDCRDLEEVIRALRETARQEDFRISVATMTGDMDVDEAGIIRTAMADGVVSTLLPHVMEDHVSRHGIIPNGGIAVIALGKAGGREMMAGSDLDLMMIYDHPEDVSESQPGGNPGVRPLPPSAYYTRAAQSFIAKLTAQGPGGPAFAVDMRLRPSGNQGPVAVSLSSFQRYHRESAWTWERMALTRARVIAGPEALCQRVREAIETALNRPVPAETIRVDAATMRARIMREHPNPGPWDIRTRPGGQQEVEFIVQVLQLIHGPANPSVRATSTRDAVRQLHQAGFLSEEDMGLLIHADHLGRGVQGLLRITLGRTARDRLPTASAEALVEALAEPGVTDEETLRARLDDIGQRVREAFIRHIGDIPPP; this is translated from the coding sequence GTGACCGACAGCCTGCCTCCCGCAAGGATCGACACTCCCCTGCCCCAGGGACAGGGATCGGGTGGTCTGCTGGAGGCATGTTGGCCTGCCCCCGCCAATCTCCATGCCGCCGAGCGGCTGCTGGAACAGTTTGCCGCACTGGGGGAGGCCGAGGCTCAGGCGCTTATGCATCCCGCCTTCCGTGCCATGCTGATGGCGTTGGGAGGGAACAGCCCCTATTTGTCCGAACTGGCCCTGAAAGAATCCGCCCTGTTGCTGGAAGCCGTGGTGATCGGTCCCGAAGCCAGTCTGGAGCAGATTTTCGCTCGTCTTGCCGCCGTTCCGGCCACAGTACCCCGTCTGCCTCTGGCTACAGCCCTGAGGACAGCCAAACGGCAGGCGGCGCTGATCATTGCGCTGGGCGATACGGGGGGATTGTTCACTCTTGAACAAGTCACCTCCGCCCTCTCCACGCTTGCAGAAAGCACCTTGCGCAAGGCCGTGGCGTATCTGCTGAACGAAGCGGCCTCTGCCGGCCGCATTCATCTTCCAGACCCGTCCGAGGCTGCTGTCGGCAGCGGTTTCACCGTGCTGGGCATGGGCAAGCTCGGCGCGCGGGAATTGAACTATTCCAGTGATATCGACCTCATTCTTCTTTACGATCCCGCTTCCCAGGCCGGATCGCAGGCCGAGTCGCGGGATGAGTTGGGCGCCCTGTTTACACGGATTGCCCGCAATATCGTCACCCTGATGGAAAGTCGCAATGAAGGCGGCGCGGCCGGGGGATACGTGTTCCGCACCGATCTTCGTCTGCGCCCCGACCCCGGCGCTACGGCCCCCGCCATCTCCCTCCCGGCTGCCCTCAGCTATTACGAGAGCATGGGCCAGAACTGGGAACGTGCCGCCATGTCGAAGGCGCGACCGGTGGCAGGAGACCTCGCACTGGGTCAGATGTTTCTGGACGCCATTCGGCCCTTCATCTGGCGTCGCTATCTGGATTTCGCCGCCATAGCCGATATTCACGCCATGAAGCACCGGATCGATATCCATCGCGGGAACGGTCGCGGTACGCCCCCCACCTCTATGATGGACCGGCTGGCCGGGTTCAATCTGAAGCTTGGCCAGGGCGGCATCCGCGAGATCGAGTTTCTGGTGCAGACCCTCGAACTGGTCTGGGGCGGGCGCGATCCGGAACTGCGCGAGCCACGCACCCTGATCGCCCTGCGCCTGCTGGCTGATCGTCAACACATCGCCGCCGATGTCGCAGAGGAACTGGCAGAGGCTTACCGCTTTCTGCGCATGGCCGAGCACCGGGTGCAGATGGTCAATGATCGCCAGACCCATTCCCTGCCCGCGCCCGGACCACATATGGCCGAGCAGATGCACGCCATCGCCCTGTTCCTTGGCTTTCCCGACACGAATGCCTTCGCTGCAACCCTGCTGCACCATGTGGACCGGGTGCAAGCCCATTACCGCACCCTGTTCGAGAGCGTCACGGATGACCCTGATCATGCGGGCCAGCTCGACTTCAGCGGCGACGGCGAACCGCCAACCACGATCGAGACATTGCACGCTATGGGCTATACGCAGCCGGCACAGGTGGTCGAGATCGTCCGTGCCTGGCATAGCGGACGGCTTCGTGCCCTGCGCTCGGAACGGGCGCGGCAGCTTTTGACCGCCCTGCTGCCCAGTCTGCTGTGTGCCTTCGCCCGTCAGAGCCAGCCCGATACCGTGTTGGCCCGTTTCGACGGGTTGCTGGCCCAGCTTCCCGCAGGCGTGCAGATTCTCTCGCTGTTCCAGCGCAACCCCGCTTTGCTGGAGCGGGTGGCACGGGTACTGGGGGCTGCTCCCTCGCTCTCCGATCATCTGGCCAGAGTGCCGAGCGCGCTGGAGGGGCTGATCATCCCAGGCGAAACGCTTCCCCCTGCCTCCCGGCAGATTGCCGATGCGCTCAGTGACTGCCGTGATCTGGAGGAGGTAATCCGTGCCCTGCGCGAAACCGCGCGGCAGGAGGATTTCCGTATTTCCGTCGCCACCATGACCGGCGATATGGATGTGGATGAGGCCGGAATCATCCGCACCGCAATGGCGGACGGCGTCGTCAGCACCCTGCTGCCGCATGTGATGGAGGACCACGTGTCCCGCCACGGCATCATCCCGAATGGCGGGATCGCCGTGATTGCCCTCGGCAAGGCTGGCGGGCGGGAGATGATGGCCGGTTCCGATCTCGATCTGATGATGATCTATGATCACCCGGAAGATGTCAGTGAAAGTCAGCCCGGCGGCAATCCGGGCGTGCGTCCGTTGCCACCCAGTGCTTACTATACACGGGCGGCACAGAGCTTTATCGCCAAGTTGACCGCACAGGGACCGGGCGGCCCGGCTTTCGCGGTGGATATGCGCCTGCGCCCCTCCGGCAATCAGGGACCGGTGGCTGTGTCCCTCTCCTCCTTCCAGCGTTACCACCGGGAAAGCGCGTGGACCTGGGAACGGATGGCCCTGACCCGCGCCCGCGTCATTGCCGGCCCTGAAGCCCTGTGCCAACGGGTGAGGGAGGCAATCGAAACGGCACTGAACCGGCCTGTCCCTGCCGAGACGATCCGTGTCGATGCTGCCACAATGCGCGCGAGGATCATGCGGGAACATCCCAATCCCGGCCCGTGGGATATCCGTACCCGGCCCGGTGGGCAGCAGGAGGTAGAGTTCATCGTTCAGGTTCTGCAGTTGATTCACGGTCCGGCCAACCCATCGGTGCGTGCCACCTCAACGCGTGATGCTGTCAGACAGCTGCATCAGGCCGGTTTTCTGTCCGAAGAGGATATGGGACTGCTGATCCATGCCGACCATCTGGGTCGCGGTGTTCAGGGGCTGCTGCGGATCACGCTGGGCCGAACGGCGCGGGACAGGCTGCCCACGGCATCGGCCGAGGCGCTGGTGGAGGCTCTGGCCGAGCCGGGAGTCACCGATGAAGAGACACTGAGGGCCCGTCTCGATGACATTGGCCAGCGCGTGCGGGAGGCGTTCATCCGCCATATCGGTGATATTCCCCCGCCCTAG